One window from the genome of Streptomyces sp. NBC_00708 encodes:
- a CDS encoding nuclear transport factor 2 family protein, giving the protein MLAFRKAVEAHDMAAAEAALADDVVFTSPVAFKPYPGKPVTAAILRAVSEVFGDFRYVREMASPDGRDHALVFTAKVGDREITGCDFLHLNEEGLIDDLMVMVRPLSAAQALAAEMGARFERISREAAAG; this is encoded by the coding sequence ATGCTCGCTTTCCGCAAGGCGGTCGAGGCGCACGACATGGCGGCGGCCGAGGCGGCGCTGGCCGACGACGTCGTCTTCACCAGTCCGGTGGCGTTCAAGCCCTATCCGGGGAAGCCGGTCACGGCCGCGATCCTGCGGGCCGTCTCCGAGGTGTTCGGCGACTTCCGCTACGTACGGGAGATGGCGAGCCCGGACGGGCGCGACCACGCGCTCGTCTTCACGGCGAAGGTCGGCGACCGGGAGATCACCGGCTGCGACTTCCTGCACCTGAACGAGGAGGGCCTGATCGACGACCTCATGGTGATGGTCCGCCCCCTGTCGGCCGCGCAGGCGCTGGCCGCGGAGATGGGGGCACGGTTCGAGCGGATCAGCCGGGAGGCGGCGGCGGGCTGA
- a CDS encoding PadR family transcriptional regulator, translated as MSLKYAVLAALLEGEASGYDLAKVFDVSVANFWSATPQQLYRELDRLAEGGLIEARVVEQLRRPNKRLFTLTPEGRRALGAFTAEAPRPTAIRDELLVMIQAVDIGDPEAVRASVEERMEWARAKLARYERLRLRLLGGRDEAAFLAETERVGPYLTLMRGRSFEEENLRWGLRVLEILELRATARAVGGGDAV; from the coding sequence ATGTCACTCAAGTACGCGGTCCTGGCGGCCCTGCTCGAAGGCGAGGCGTCCGGATACGACCTGGCGAAGGTCTTCGACGTCTCGGTGGCGAACTTCTGGTCCGCCACCCCGCAGCAGCTCTACCGGGAACTGGACCGGCTCGCGGAGGGCGGCCTGATCGAGGCGCGCGTCGTCGAGCAGCTGCGCCGGCCGAACAAGCGGCTCTTCACCCTCACGCCGGAGGGCCGCCGCGCGCTCGGCGCGTTCACCGCCGAGGCGCCCCGGCCCACCGCCATCCGGGACGAACTGCTCGTGATGATCCAGGCCGTGGACATCGGCGATCCGGAAGCGGTACGCGCTTCGGTCGAGGAGCGCATGGAATGGGCGCGCGCCAAGCTCGCCCGTTACGAACGGCTGCGCCTGCGCCTCCTGGGCGGCCGCGACGAGGCGGCCTTCCTCGCGGAGACCGAACGCGTCGGCCCCTATCTCACCCTGATGCGCGGCCGGTCCTTCGAGGAGGAGAACCTGCGCTGGGGCCTGCGCGTCCTGGAGATCCTGGAACTCCGTGCCACCGCACGGGCGGTGGGCGGCGGGGACGCGGTCTGA
- a CDS encoding alpha/beta hydrolase, which yields MTEFVLVAGAWLDGSVWDDVASRLRAAGHGVHPVTLSGVGEKRERPAGRQTHVSDIVEEVDRLGLRDIVLVGHSYSGIPVGQAAARLGDRLSRVVFVDACVPADGESFVSAWWQGPDALQAQLDGNGGLWAVPEAADFEGQDLTDEQIARFRSGATPHPGAALADPAVLDRPLGELPATYIKCLLDGPEPGEDVARLLTSERWELITMDTGHWPMISRPDELAAILDKAAAA from the coding sequence ATGACTGAATTCGTGTTGGTGGCGGGTGCCTGGCTGGACGGATCGGTATGGGACGACGTGGCGTCGCGCCTGCGTGCGGCCGGGCACGGCGTCCATCCGGTGACCCTGTCCGGAGTCGGTGAGAAGCGGGAGCGGCCGGCCGGCCGGCAGACCCACGTGAGCGACATCGTCGAGGAGGTGGACCGCCTCGGCCTGCGCGACATCGTCCTCGTCGGCCACAGCTACTCGGGCATCCCTGTGGGCCAGGCCGCCGCGCGTCTGGGCGACCGGCTGTCCCGGGTCGTCTTCGTGGACGCCTGCGTGCCCGCCGACGGCGAGTCGTTCGTCTCGGCCTGGTGGCAGGGGCCGGACGCCCTCCAGGCACAGCTCGACGGGAACGGCGGCCTCTGGGCCGTACCGGAGGCCGCCGACTTCGAGGGCCAGGACCTGACCGACGAGCAGATCGCGCGGTTCCGGTCCGGCGCGACGCCGCACCCCGGCGCCGCGCTGGCCGACCCCGCCGTGCTGGACCGCCCCCTGGGCGAGCTGCCGGCGACGTACATCAAGTGCCTCCTCGACGGCCCCGAACCGGGCGAGGACGTGGCCCGTCTGCTGACGAGCGAGCGATGGGAGCTGATCACGATGGACACCGGGCACTGGCCGATGATCTCCCGCCCGGACGAACTCGCGGCGATCCTCGACAAGGCGGCCGCCGCCTGA